The following DNA comes from Epinephelus lanceolatus isolate andai-2023 chromosome 1, ASM4190304v1, whole genome shotgun sequence.
ATCTATGTctgtgagaaaataaaaaacagccaCATGATGTAATGTTATCAGAGACTTGTagactgctgcagctcctcaggAGCAATACATGAATGCATGCTGATGAAataatagttaaaaaaaagatcCTTTATTACCGAAACACTTGGGCCCTGTCAGTGTGTACCCAGAGGCACATTTCCTGCAGCGTGCTGGTCCGCTACCCATACAGCCCACACAGGCTGAGTCACAGTCTGAGGACAGAGTGATCACTCATTTCTTCATTTACAAAACAATGTATATGAGCGAAAAATGCCACAAAACACAATCAGATCAGACAGGAagtattatttaatatttagctCATCTATGGCGCTACTTAGTTGGGAACAAATGCAACACTGTATTTACTGGACAGCTCCCACAGTGATCATCAAAAGCCACAAAGCTGTTGGACTTAATTGTGTCACAGTacagttgacctttgaccttttggatataaaatatcatcactttgtgtcataataataataattagcatAAGAATTCTAGggctaaaaatgtgttttgtgaggtcacagtgacctttgaccacctaatcttaatcagttcattgttgagtccaggtggacgtttgtgccaaatctgaggaaattccctcaaggtgtctTGATATATGTAATTCACGAAAATGGGACGGACAGATGGACCAACAACCCAAAATCATAATGCCTCAGGCCAAGACTGTCGCAGGTGCAAAGGCATAAAAAGTGGAAATGTGATGcagaaaaatggggaaaaaatagaTCACTGATGAATGATTAAATGTGTGTTGAGACAAAAAACTGAAGAGctgaaaaactaaaataagCAGTGAAAGACAgaagttttcattcattttatcaACTGGTTGgtggtaaagaaaaaaaatctttttttgcctttttttaacaGCAGATTGGAGATTAATGGaaagacattttaattaaacaatTAACAAAAATGTTTATTGATATATTCAGATATATTTTTGGCTTGTCTGTTAACTTTCTACCACCTTTTGTCAGATTTGGGAGCTCCATTTTTATGAATGAGAGCTGAAACAATGAGTCACTCAGTGAGTagatcaacagaaaatgaacAGACATCAATCTTTTAAAAAGTTGAGTCATGTATCTGTTAAATAATGTCAGTACTTTGCTGGTTTCAGCTTCCCAAAAGTCTGGATTTGCTGATTTGTTCTCTTTAATATCAGTGTAAAGTTAAtattttcatccatccatttttatctgcTTATCCGAGGCCgtgtcgcaggggcagcagactgagcaaagcaccccagacgtcactctccccagcaacgctttccagctcctcctgggggctCCCAAGgtagatatgtaatccctccagcatgtcctgGGCCTACCcaagggcctcctaccagtgggacatgtccggaacacctctaacgggatgcacccaggaggcatcctaatcagatgcccgaaccacctcaactgacccctttcgacgtgaaggagcagcggctctactctgagcgcCCTCCACCACCTTAAAGCGGTGGAGGGTTTTGCATATCCCTGTGAACCTGTGAGCTGTGTTGTCCACGGCTAATAGCCCCTGGTAAGGTCTCCCAGGGGAAAATGGTCCCAGGGGCGGGGCAAGACTAAGAGCgattcaagaagaccttgatgaCACGGCATATTTAGACTTGGAGCACCTGGTATGGGGACACTGGGGACCACCCCTGGAGCCAGACCTGGGGGAGGAGCTCGCCAGCAAGCGTCTGGTGGCTGGGCCTTGGGCCATGGGGCCTGGTCGGGCTCAGCTCAAATAAGTAACATGGAGCCGCcgccctgtgggcccaccacccACAGGGACAGGAATCAGGGTTGGGTGCGTTGGGTGCCAGGCAGCAGGAAAGGGCGGGGACCCGGGCATGCTGATCCCTGGGGTTGTTAAGTGTTTGTGTGACATCCTCAAATGACTTGTTTTCTTACTTCTGTAGAAGGAGCCATATACTGTGTCTTCTACACTTTCTAACCACTGACCTCTGCATTCATAGGACCCATCAGTATTGAAGCAGTAGGTGTTGGTAGGACAGATTCCCAGCTCAGTGCCACACTCATCAACATCTAAAACAGATCAAAACATATGTACATTTAGAACATTAGACTGCTTGTCTAACGCCACACATGTATGTGACTAGGAGCTCTGTATACAGTACCTACACAGGTGTTATTATGAAGTATCCATCCCGCTCTGCACTCCTTACACTGGTCGTTTTGGGGGCCTGAACACTTACTGCAGGCATCTGGACAGCTGTGCACCTGAACAGCCAACAGACAACACAGCCACGCAGCCTGCAGCAGACTCCTGTGAAGCATCCTTACTCCCATCTGTCCCATCAGGTCCGCAAGATAGAGCTGTTTATATCATCCAAAATATCACATCCAGGTTTTTAAAAGATGCTTGCAAGTTGGGATCGTATAATAACCAGGAACAGATTGCTGGCAACATAAATTATGAGAGGGATTAAAAAAGCTTCACCTCTGGGAAAATCCCAAAATATAGTTTAGTTTATATCCCATCAGTGGTGCATtgtaactaagtatatttactcaagtactgtacttacgTACAAATTTAAGGTTCTTACAGATTTCAGTTTTCCATCCCCGttctgtccagtgaaaaccatgtatctcaacatgtgttgactttgaatgtttgtgataaactaaAGGATGAAGAGTTCCTTTGTGTTTTGAGAAAATTCTCCTACTTCTAAAGCTAATTAAACTCTTTaaaaccctcttggatcagctggaaactGCATCGTCACAATGCTGAAAACAgggttgtttttctgacaccatgaaaGTTTTAGAGATACTTGGTTCTCAAAGGACAGTGATGCTACAAAGatatgatgatcttatagaacatgatgcattgctgtagtataaactacccagcagtatacAAAGGAGTGAAAATGATCACAACCTTAAACATCTGtagcagtaaaatgcaacatacagaTAAATACAGCAGTAATATTGATACAAAACATCAGATATAACAGCAAAATACTGGcagggaacattttactgcacaatcAATACTTTCatactttaaaggtccagtgtgcaggatttagggggatctaTTGTCAGAATGGAACATAATGTAATAccaccagaggatccacaatACAATATCATCACAATACTTAATTTACgttacaatattattgcgatttttaATAAgctgtgatatgctgagtattgcaataaaatatattggaGCAGCTCGTATTATCACAAGGACCCCATCCATTCACCACATCACACCGGTCctccagcagctccactggctccctaTCACACACCGTATCCAATACAAGATTTTACTGCTCACCTTCAAGGCCATTCACAACCTAGCCCCTCCATACCTGTCTGACCTCCTCCACATTGCCACACCAGCTCGCACACTCagatcctcttcctccacccACCTCTCCGTTCCCCCCGCCCGCCTGGCTACCATGGGGAGCAGAGCATTCAGCCGCTCTGCTCCCCAGCTCTGGAATTCACTCCCCCTTGACCTCCACAACACCACATCTGTCAATCTGTTCAAATCCaaactcaaaacacatctgttcaGACTTGCCCATTCCACCTGATCATATGCACTACACTGTTGTACTGTCTTCCCCTCtattttaatgtattgtatGATGTTTTGtatgctgtgttttatttttgctgtaaggtgaccttgagtggCTTGAAAGGCACcctaacaaataaaatgtattattattattgttattattattattatattgcgatatattgtGATCTATTACCTTTcattcaactgtaaattatgtctccgaagaaaaactttgtcaacgTCTGTCTTATCTAATATGAAAagtcagtctgttcatctcacttcagtcacttttttgcagcagcaaaatgtatctagtggactgaacaAGCAATTGATTacattattctagtaggctacctaaagtttaatgtgtatgtgtgaaaatAACTTgagtcgtttatatctacataaggagcgaGTCCTTGTCCTTAGACATCagcatgttgcactgccatgtttctacagtagcatagaacggacaaaccaaacaccggTTCTAGATAGCCactatagttagcagcccctctgccacaagcagcattggaaaaacattgtttttttaatgtgacactactttattcattgtttttaccagtttaaatcaccaggtctgtttgttttggagaggaagagacttctgtggataattcagcccctgataaaaacctcctgaacgataAACACTACAGGAATCCtgactgggagaagtttcagctggttgcaatttgcaatcctcaccactagatatcactaaatccccccaaaatcttacacactgctcctttaagaacCTTTTACTGATAATCCTTACATAATTACttaaggttttgaatgcaggactttcatggtattttagttttttaatgtCATGCAACTTTATACTTCTGTTTAGTACAAACAAGACCATTACATCTACGTGACACATGGtctgcttaaaaaaaatatgatgctTTATTTAAGATCAAACTACCACAGAAGTACTTTATGCCAataatacttctgtacttttacaCAAGTAATACACACTCATCATTTAAATGTACCTCATGACAAACTCCAGACTTAAGTTAAGGGGTTTCTTTACCTTCTCTATGAGCGTCAAATGAGTCTAGGTCGTTTCGTCCTTAGTAAAGTTTAAACACAGCTGAGACGCGCTTGTGACACTTCAACACACCTTCGTATCtgattacagaaaataaacccAACATCCGGGACGGGCGAAGCATGCAACACCCTCATAGCACCGCCCCTCCAAAATATTCTAAAGCACTTAACAAGCGCTCCTGTGTGTCCTGAAACTGACACTGTACCGCACCAATAAGATCCACCCTCCTCACTGAGAGCTGGCCAATCACAACCAGAGATCTACTGTGCACAAAAATAAGCACATTTATTTATAGACAAGTGCTGACAGATACAGTACATGTATACAACGAGTCTGTGTGATTTTAGGTTAAACATTTTACAGCTTAAAGGAgaattattttcatatttcatataTAGGCTTCatattatatgtatttttatatattttttaaaatgaacaaatacaataaaaggACCAAAATAAACAGCCTGATATAACTTATTCCTCTTTGCCATAGCCCtccattgttttttaaattattaaaaacacttcattACATTCACAGCAGTGATATTTGAGGTCCATAAATACATCCTGCTGCCTAAGATGTTCACAAGCACATACAATCAATACATATCATCACAGCTgaaaaatagtccccaacaaatacaATGTTTACTCGTATTGTAATGTTTGCTTAAAGACTACAGTGTCCAGTCCAGCAGATCCTTAGGAAATTACTTAACATATTTGGTAAATATAAACGGGTTTGGGGCTGAAAACTCCAGACAGGGAAGTAAAGTTGGAAGAGATGAACTAATGTATTGTTGTTCATCATTTCATGGGAAAACCCTCCGCCTCTGACATGCTGCCGGTGTGGTATGATGCCATGTGGCAGACAGAACAAACCCAGGTTGCAGAGGGACTGTGGAGGACTTATCCCTATTGGCtaccttacagtcaagatggtggtgaagaaaacaaaaatgggGTGTAATTCATCTCGTCAtgtgcctaactttagtggatcatgACATATTGggttaatctgcagatgctaaGGCCCAAAATGAGACgaaacttttctatggatgtcagtttttgagccaggACGATGGTAAGATGGTAAAGCTTGTTTTTTCAGCCCCTACTGACTGGTTAAGAGGAGTGTGGAGTCAGTGACGGTGTAAGAGAGTCAATAAACAGGTTTTTTCACAAGTGTTAATCACCACAACCACAAGAGGTTCTTGAGCATACACTTATACTGTACATGTGCATACAACATATTAGGCTaactggtccagtagtttgacacgcacacacatgcacgaacAAACACACGATCTCCTCCAGTCTTTTGCCTGGTGGAGATAACCACAATATAGATCATTGCCAGCCTTTAATAATGTCCAGTCTCATCCACAGTTTGGATGAACGTAtccttcatatgagcagagcaGCAATAATGTGCAACAATAATTCATGGGCACTTCAAAGGCTTTGTCTCCAAGTTTTTCTCATCTCCAACATATTTACCGCATGAGTCCTTCTGCTGGCTTTGTTCCTCTTTAGTCCTTGCTCTCCATCCATCTGAGCCACTCCATTTCCACCCTGTCCATGTCCTTTTCCCTGATGCCCTCTCTGTTCCTCCCACTGTCAGCGCAGACAGGAGAGCCTGGGTCTTAGAGGGAAACTTGAACAGGGGCAGCCCCTGAAAAAGCTCTGGTAGACTCTCATCACTGATGTGATGGGAGTCAAA
Coding sequences within:
- the creld1a gene encoding protein disulfide isomerase CRELD1 isoform X1 codes for the protein MGQMGVRMLHRSLLQAAWLCCLLAVQVHSCPDACSKCSGPQNDQCKECRAGWILHNNTCVDVDECGTELGICPTNTYCFNTDGSYECRDCDSACVGCMGSGPARCRKCASGYTLTGPKCFDIDECSDRVLACHGLDEICTNTEGSFRCDCAEGFIRRDGVCVKKQQPCVSPVQEKGLFEDIQDDEVEVLQQMLFGVVLCALATLAAKGDMVYTSVFMGAVAAMAGYWLSDRGDRLLDSFLKT